One Brassica napus cultivar Da-Ae chromosome A5, Da-Ae, whole genome shotgun sequence DNA window includes the following coding sequences:
- the LOC106345222 gene encoding GDSL esterase/lipase At1g33811, translating to MAIHRFVLLASLSLVLFGLETAVSQRQQQSQVPCLYIFGDSLVDNGNNNRLLSLARANYRPYGIDFPQGATGRFTNGRTYVDALAQILGFRTYIPPYSRIRGQALLRGANFASGAAGIRDETGDNLGAHTSMNQQVNSYTSAVQQMLQYFRGDTNELQRYLSRCIFYSGMGSNDYLNNYFMPDFYSTSMDYNDKTYAESLIKNYTQQLTRLYQFGARKVIVTAVGQIGCIPYELARYNNRNNSTGRCNDKINNAIALFNSQLKKLVDRFNNGQLQGAKFVYLDTYKSTSDLAANGAAYGFEVVDKGCCGVGRNNGQITCLPLQQPCSDRTKYLFWDAFHPTETANILLAKSNFNSRAYAYPINIQELANL from the exons ATGGCAATTCACCGTTTTGTATTATTAGCTAGTTTGAGTCTGGTGTTGTTTGGTCTAGAAACGGCCGTGTCACAGCGACAACAACAATCACAAGTCCCATGTTTATACATCTTTGGTGACTCCTTGGTCGATAACGGAAACAATAACAG GCTGCTTTCTCTTGCGAGGGCTAATTACCGGCCTTATGGCATCGACTTTCCCCAAGGTGCAACCGGAAGATTCACCAATGGTCGCACTTACGTTGATGCTCTTG CTCAAATTCTTGGATTTCGGACTTACATTCCACCATACTCCAGGATTCGTGGCCAGGCTTTGCTAAGAGGTGCGAATTTTGCATCTGGTGCGGCCGGCATTAGAGATGAGACCGGAGACAACTTG GGTGCGCATACTTCTATGAACCAGCAGGTCAATTCTTACACGAGCGCGGTTCAACAAATGCTTCAATACTTCAGAGGAGACACAAATGAGCTCCAAAGATACTTAAGCCGTTGTATCTTTTATTCGGGAATGGGAAGTAACGATTACCTCAACAACTACTTCATGCCTGACTTTTACTCAACCAGTATGGATTACAACGACAAAACCTATGCAGAGTCCCTCATTAAAAACTACACACAACAGCTCACT AGACTGTACCAATTTGGAGCCCGGAAAGTGATTGTTACCGCAGTGGGACAAATCGGGTGCATTCCTTATGAGCTAGCTCGCTATAATAACCGCAACAATAGTACAGGCAGGTGTAATGACAAGATTAACAATGCAATTGCGTTGTTCAACTCTCAGCTCAAGAAACTAGTTGATCGTTTCAACAATGGTCAATTGCAAGGAGCCAAGTTTGTTTACCTTGATACCTACAAGAGCACTTCAGATCTTGCTGCCAATGGAGCCGCGTACG GATTTGAGGTAGTGGACAAAGGTTGTTGTGGGGTGGGGAGGAACAATGGTCAGATAACGTGTTTACCCCTGCAGCAGCCGTGTAGTgaccggaccaagtatctcttttGGGATGCGTTTCACCCGACAGAGACGGCTAACATATTGCTGGCCAAGTCTAATTTCAACTCTCGAGCTTACGCTTACCCCATTAACATTCAAGAACTAGCCAATCTTTAA